CCGGTACGACGTGGTTCCCGGTGAGATGCCGATTGACCACACCGACGGCTGGGACGAAAAGCTGGACCTGCTGGTCCGCGAGCGGGTGCCGGTGGTCAGCTTCACCTTCGGTTGCCCGTCGCGGGCCGTGGTCGATCGCCTGCACGAGGCGGGCAGCACCGTTCTGGTCACCGTGACCAGCGCTGACGAAGCGCTGATCGCCTCCCGGGAAGGTGCCGACGCCGTCTGCGTCCAGGGCACGGAGGCGGGCGGGCATCGGGGCTCCTTTCTTCCGGTTCGTCCGGGGGCCGAGACGCCCGGTCTGCTGCCCCTGTTGGCGAGTGTGCGGGCGGCGGTTCCCGACATGGACATCGTTGCGGCCGGCGGCATCATGGACGGTGCCGGGATCGCTGCGGCACTGAGCGCCGGTGCCCGCGCCGCCCAATTGGGCACCGCATTTCTTCGTACGCCGGAGAGTGGTGCCCATCCCGCCTACAAGTCGGCGCTGGTGCGGCCCCCCGGGGACGGCACGGCGGTGACGTGGGCGTTCAGCGGCAGGCCGGCGCGAGGTCTGCGGAATAGGTTCATCGCCGAGTACGGCGCGCACGCACCGATGGCCTATCCGGACGTTCATTTCGTGACCGCGCCGATTCGCCGGGCCGCGACCCGGGCCGGTGACGTCGACGCGATGGCGCTGTGGGCGGGGCAGGGACACCGGCTGGCCCGCGATCTGCCCGCCGCCGTACTGGTCGAGACGTTGGTGGCCGAGGCCCGGCAGGCGGTGCGGTCGGTCGGTGACCGGCTCGAACCATCCGTCGCGGCCGAGCCGTGATCAGGCGGTGCCCGGCCGGCCGCTGATCATCTGGCTGTGGCCCCGGAATTCCGCGATGACGGTGCCGTCCGCGCGTCGTACGGTCACGTCGTAGAGGCCTGCCCGGCCGAACCTGGAACGTTCCACCGCCTCGGCCCACAGTTCGTCGCCCACGGCGGCGGGCCGTAGAAACGTCACCTGGGCGCCCTGCGCCACCGTCGTCGGACCGTGGGTGTTGCAGGCGAACGAGAACGCCGCGTCGGCGAGGAGGAACAGGTAACCGCCGTGCGCCATGCCGAATCCGTTGGTCATCGTCTCCGTCACCAGCATCCGGACCGTCGCGTGTCCGGGGCCGGCCACGTCGAGTTCGATGCCGAGGGACCGGCAGGTACGGTCGTTGCCGTGCAGTTCACGGGCCCGGAGCTGGGCGGTGGCTTCGTCGGTCCGTGGCGTGCTCCGGGTCGGGACGCTGGTGGCTCCATCGGCCATCGATGCACTCCTGTCGCTGCGCGGTGCGGATCCTGAGGGACGCGTCACGGGTGATGCCATTGCCGGAACGGATCGGTCCGTGGACGACATTAGCCTGTGGATCAGCGTCGACCGTCGCGGTGCCGCAGTCCGACAACGATCCAGAGTCGGATGTACGGCACCTATCACACTTGACAAGTGGGAGTACGGAGTTCTGCGGAGACAGGCATTTAGCTGGGCCTGAATCAATTAGCCGACGTAATGCACATGTGATGCAGATCACATCGACTGATGGTCGGGTCCGCCGGTCCGTGTGTGTCGAGCGATCCGAAGGAATCTGCTGGTCACCGGGTTCTTGGGGGAGGCTGGTCGGGCAACCACGGACGCCGCCGGGGGTCGAATCTCCCCTTCCGGTCGGCGGGTCGGTGTGTAAATGTGTAAGCGCCGACAGCAATCGCCGATCGAGCCTGTCCCGCTCGTCGTGCGACTGGAGCCGACACCCCGTCGGCCATTCACCCTCGAACGCTGGCAGGGGCCGAATCTTGACTCTCGACGCATCGTGGTACCAAAAGCTGGCCGACACCCCGTTCTCCGAGCGTGCGTCGGCCCTCGAGGCCCTCGTGGTCGCCGAGTTCAAGACGTGGTTGTTGATGGGCGACGCGGAGACGCTGCCGCTGGACGAGAGCTACTTCGAACTCGGGCTGACCTCGCTCGGCGCCACCGAGATCCAGCAGCTGCTGGTGGCCGGGTTCGGGCGGCCGATCGACGCGGTGAGCCTGTTCAACAACCCGACGGTCGGCCACCTGCTCGAGTACCTTCGCGCCGAGGTGTTGCGGGAGCTCTTCGTGCAGGGTGGAGCCGCGCCGATCCACGGCACGCCCGCGCCTGCCGAGCAGCGCTACCCAGGCATCTCGACGTCAAGTGACGCAGGTGTGACGACCAAGGACCTCGTCGACGACATTCTTGCAAAACTCTACAATTCCTGACCGCCGGATTTCGCGGTACCAATGGGGGATGGCGTGACCGAGCAGATTTCACACGTCCGTAATGACGATCTCGTCCGTGACCTGCTGATGGAGAAGTACGAGCCGATCGCCATCGTCGGCATGGGCCTACGCCTGCCTGGCGGCAACGAGACCCCCGAGGAGTTCGCTGATTTCCTCCGTTCCGGTCGAGCCGGCACCGGCCCGATCCCGAGTGACCGCTGGGACGTGGAAGGTCTCTACAGCGATGTCGACGGAGAAAAGGGCAAGGTGCTCACCGCCGGTGGCGGATTCGTGTCGGGCATCGACGAATTCGACCCGAGGTTTTTCAACATATCGCCCAAGGAAGCCGGCTACGTCGACCCGCAGCACCGGCTCGTCCTCGAGTGCGCCTGGAAAGCACTGGAGCACGCCAACATCGACCCGACGTCGCTACGGGACGGAAACGGCGGCGTCTACCTCGGCATCAGCTCGATGGACTACACCATCGAGGTGGACCGGCTGGATCCCACCGAACTGACCTCGCACATCGCCGCCGGCACCGCACACAGCGCCATGTCCGGGCGCCTGTCGTACTTCCTCGGCTGGCGCGGCCCGTGCATGAGCATCGACACCGCCTGCTCGTCGTCGCTGGTCGCCCTGCACGTCGCGGTGCAGGGCCTACGCCGGCGTGAGTGCGACATCGCGCTCGCCGGAGGGGTCAACGCGGTGCACCACCCGCGTAACCACGTCGTGTTTTCCCAGGCCAACATGCTGGCCGCCGACGGTCGCTGCAAGACGTTCGACGACAAGGCGGACGGATACAGCCGCAGCGAGGGCTGCGGTGTCATCGTCCTCAAGCGCCTTTCCGACGCCAAACGCGACGGTGACACGATTCTGGCGTTGGTCCGTGGCTCGTCGGTGCGCCAGGACGGCGAGAGCGGTGGTCTGACCGTACCCAACGGCACGGCGCAAGCCATCCTGATGCGCGAGGCGTTGGCCAGCGCGATGCTCACGCCCGCCGACGTCCAGTACGTCGAGGCGCACGGGACCGGCACCTCCCTCGGCGACCCGATCGAAATGGGAGCGATCGACTCCGTGTTGTCCGCCGCCCACCGTGGGGGCGACCCGGTGATCGTCGGCTCGGTCAAGACCAACATCGGCCACATGGAAGCCGCCGCCGGAGTGGGTGGCGTCATCAAGACCGTGCTGCAGCTCGGCGAAGGTGTGGTCTACCCGCACATCAACCTGGACACGCCGTCCCGGCACATTCCCTGGGACCGCTACCACGTTGCCGTGCCGACGCAGCCGATGCCGTGGTCCGGCGGAACGCGGCGGGCCCTGGTCAACTCGTTCGGATTCGCCGGCACCATCGCCACCGTCGTTCTCGAACAGGCTCCGCCGACGCAGGCCGTCACCCCGCCCACCGACGACGACCGGTCCGTGTTCACGCTGTCGGCCCGGACCCAGTCGGCGCTGCGTGCCCTGGCGTCGCAGTACCGGCAGGTTCTCGCACAGCAGCCGGAGTTGTCCGTCGCCGATCTCTGCTACACCGCCAACATCGGCCGGTCGCACTTCAACGTACGGCTGGCCGGTCCGGTCACCACCCGGGCGGACGTCGAAGCGCTGCTGGACAAGCAGGCGACCGGATCCACCGAGGACGCGGGAGCGGCCTCGGCCGGCGAAGGCGAGTTCCGGGGCGGAAACGTCGCGTTCCTGTTTACCGGTCAGGGTTCGCAATACCCTGGTATGGGATCGGCGCTGTACGAGCGGTATCCCACCTTCCGCGAGTCGTTCGACGAATGCGATCGGTTGTTCGGGCCGCTGCTCGGTCGATCCATCAAGGATCTCGTCTTCGCCGCTGACGGCGCGGACGGGCAGGAGATCCACCAGACCGCCTACACCCAGCCAGCCCTGTTCGCCCTCGAGTACGCCACCGCCCAGCTCTGGATCTCCTGGGGCGTACGACCCACCATCCTGCTCGGCCACAGCATCGGTGAGATCGTCGCCGCGACGATGGCCGGGCTGTTCAGCCTGTCGGACGCGGTCACCCTCGTCGCCGCCCGGGCGCGCCTGATGCAGTCGGTTTCCACGCCCGGCGGCATGGTCGCCGTCCGCGCCACGGCGGCCGACGTGGCACCGCTGCTGGCTGGCTACCCGGACGTCAGCTTCGGCGCGATCAACTCGCCCGAGCAGTGCGTCGTCTCGGGAGGCATCGCCTCGCTGGCCGCGATCACAGAACAACTCGAGGCGCGGGGCGTCAAGTCCAAGGCGTTGCCGGTGTCGCACGCGTTCCACTCGCCGTTGATGGCGGAGGTGTTCGACGCGTTCCGGGAGGCGATCAAAGAAATCGAATACCATGAGCCCGAGCTCAGCTTCGTATCGAACCTGACCGGATCGGTGGCGTCGCTGGCCGAGGTCGGCAACCCCGACTACTGGGTGCGACACATCGGCGAGCCGGTCAACTTCGCCGCCGGCATGGCCTTCGTGCAGGCCCGGGGCCGGCACGTCTTCGTGGAGGTCGGACCGTCCGCGGCGTTGACCGCGATGGGCCGACAGTGCGGTGATCCGTCGCCGCACCTGTGGCTGAGCAGCCTGCAACCCGACGACACCGAAGGCCGGACCATCCGTCGGTCGTTGGCCCGCAGCTACACGGCGGGACTCGCCATCTCCTGGTCCGGCTACCACCGTGGGTCGCCGCGTCGACGGGTCGACCTGCCGACGTACGCGTTCGACAAGAAGCGCTACTGGCTCCCGGTTCCGCCCGGTGGCGGGCGGTTCGCGCCGTCGGCGACGTCGACCGTCAGCGAGCATCACCCACTGCTCGGCGCCGAGGTCTCCACGGCCGAGCAGCGGGCGGCCGGCCAGCGCGAGTTCTCCACCCGGTTGTCCCCACAGACCCCCGCCTACCTGGCCGACCACGTGGTGATGGGCCAGACCGTGTTCCCCGGTGCCGGCTACGTCGAGGTGCTGTTCGCCGCGCAGGACGCCGTGTTCGGCGAGACCACCCGCCCGGTCCGTGACGTCGCGATCCACGAGCCGCTGTTCCTGCCCGAGGACGACCTGACCGAGGTACGGACCCGGCTGTCCACCGACGCGGACGGCACCTGCCAGGTGGAGATCGTCAGCCGGCTCGCCGCCCGCGACGGTGGTGCCATCGAACGCCGGCACGTCACCGCCCGGCTCGGCGCCGAACCTGACGGCCCGGCCGGCTCGGCGGACCTGATCGCCGACCTGCGCGACCAGGACGCCCGCCGGGGTACGCCGATCACCGTGCACCGGGCCGACGACCTCTACGCCGACTTCGCCGACCTGGGACTGCCGTACGGTCCGGAGTTCCGCCGCATCCGGACGGTGGAGCAGCACCCGGACGGGTTCGCCGTCGGCGACCTGCGGGGGATCGACACCGCTACCGTCGGGCACCTGCACGCCTCCGTCCTCGACTGTGCCATGCAGACCCTGGCCGGCGTCGCCGACCTCGGTGACACCTATCTCCCGGTGGGGTTCAGCCGGGTCACCCTGCTGAAGAAGCCCAAGAACGACCTGCGTACGCTGCTGCGGCTCAACCGGCCCGACCCGGCGGCCGGACCGGCTGCCGAGCTCACCGCCGACATCGTCGTCCTGGAGGGCGACCGGCCGGTGTTCGTGGTGCATCAGGCGCGGCTCAAGCGGGTGGCGAACACGTCCGGCGGCGCCGGGCGGGGGATGCTGCACGAGCCCCGCTGGCTACGCCGTTCGCACGTGGCGGCGCGGACCGGTGGTGACACCCGCCGCCAGGTCCTCGTGGTGCACCGGACCGAGTCCGACTTCGCCACGGTGTCCGAGTCGCTGGCCGAAGCCGGCATCGGAGTGCGGTTCGCCGCCGACGCGGCCCAGATCCGGTCACTGCTCGCCGCCGACACCACGATCACCGACCTGTACTGGTTCTGGCGTACCGCGCCGGACCTCGCCGGTGAGGCCCGGCTGCGGGCCGAGACCGAGGTCAACTACCGCGACCTGCTCACCCTGGTCGCCCAACTCGACGGGGTCGGCGTCGGCCGGGACCTACGGGTCACCCTGGTCACCGAGGCCGCCCAGCTGCTGCCCGGTGACGTGACCACCGGCCGCGACGACGAGAGCCTGGTCGCCTCCTCGCTGTGGGGTTTCGGGCACGTCATGCTCAACGAGTACCCGGCACTGCGGACGACCCTGCTCGACCTGCCCGCCAACCCGTCCGGGGTCGCGGATCTGCGGCCGCTGGTCGACGAGCTGGTCGCCGGTGACTCCGGTGGTGACGAGTTCCAGGTCGCGTACCGGGACGGGCTCCGTTTCGTGCGGCGGGTGTTCCCGCAACCGGCCGGTCCCGGATCCGACGACAACGTCGAGCTGACCATCACCGAGTACGGCCAGTTCGCCAACATCAAGCCGGTGCCGGTTCCGGACGTGGACCCGGTCGGTGACGAGATCGCGGTCAGCATCGAGGCGGCCGGACTGAACTTCAAGGACGTGCTCAACGCCCTCGGCATGCTCAAGCAGTACGCCGTCGACAACGGCATCGAGTACAAGCCCCTGCCGCTGGGCTTCGAAGCGTCCGGCACCGTCGTCGCGGCCGGCCCGGACGCCGAGTTCGCGGTCGGCGACGACGTGGTGCTCAGCCAACTCGGCTGCATGCGTCGCCGGATGACGGTGTCGTCCACGGTCGCCGTCCGCAAGCCCACCGAACTGGGCTTCGCCGAGGCCGCCGGCCTGTCCGCCGCGTACGTCACGGCCTACTACGCCCTGCACAACCTGGCCGGCATCAAGGCCGGGGACCGGGTGCTCATCCACGCGGCGGCCGGCGGTGTCGGCCAGGCGGCCGTCCAGCTCGCGCAGCTCGCCGGCGCCGAGGTGTTCGCCACGGCCAGCCCGCGCAAGTGGTCGTTGCTGCGGTCGCAGGGCGTCGAACATGTGATGAACTCCCGGACGCTCGAGTTCTCCGACGAGATCCTGCGCATCACCGAGGGACGCGGTGTCGACATCGTCCTGAACAGCCTCAACAAGGAATACGTCCCCGCCGGGCTGCGCGCGCTCGGCACCGACGGTCGGTTCGTCGAACTCGGCAAGATCGGCATCTGGTCCACCGAACAGGTTCGTGCCGAACGCCCGGACGTGGACTACCACAACTTCGACCTGAGCGAGTTCGCGCCGGACGAGCTGAACCGGCTCAACAAAAACATCCTGCAGACCGTCGTGGACCTCATCGACGCCGGGAAGGTCAAGGCGTTGCCGACCGTCGCCTACACCCTGGACGAGGTCGAAGAGGCGTTCGGGGTACTGAGCCGGGGCGCGAACACCGGCAAGCTGGTGCTGCTGTTCGGCGACGACCGTCCGGCTGAGCAACCGCTTGTGGTCACGCCCGACCTGACCTACCTCATCACCGGTGGACTCGGCGCGCTCGGCGTCGCCACCGCGCGCAAACTGGTGGACCTGGGCGCCCGGCACATCGCCATGGTCTCCCGACGGGACCTGCCGGAGGCCGAGGTCAGCGCGGTGGCCGGGTCACTCGGTGACGACGTCGTGCTCTCCGTACACCGGGGTGACGTCGCCGTCGCCGCCGACGTGGACCGGATCATGGCGGACATCGCCGGGTCGGGTGCCCCGCTGGGCGGGGTGATCCACGCCGCAGGTGTGCTCGCCGACGCCCCGATCGCCAACCAGACCTGGGAGAGCTTCGAACGGGTCCTGGCACCAAAGGTGTACGGGACGTGGTTGCTGCACCGGGCGGCGGCGGCCGTACCCACCCTGGGGTTCTTCGTGGCGTACTCCTCGGTGGCGTCGATCATCGGCGCGGCCGGACAGAGCAACTACGCCGCCGGAAACGCGTACATGGACGGTCTGATGCGGTGGCGGGTCGCCCAGGGGCGGCCCGGTCTGAGCGTCAACTGGGGTCCCTGGGCCGAGATCGGCATGGCCGCCGAGCTGACGGCGGCCCAGATCCGCAGCATCGAGGACCGGGGCGTCAAGTTCGTCAAGCCCAGCGACGCGACCCGGGCACTGGTCAAGGTCATCGGCCGAGGAGTGCCGCAGAGCATCATCAGCGAGTTCGACTGGGACCGGTTCGTGTCCGGTCAGCCGGTGACCGACGCGCTGTACCGGCAGGTTCTGTCGCACGACGCCGGTCCGGTGCAGAAGGTCGACATGGACGAGCTGATGCGGCTCAACCGGACCGACCGGGACGCCGCGATCCGGACCATTCTCCGGTCCAAGGTCGCTTCGGTGTTGCACTTCGACTCGGTCGACGACATCGAGGTCGATGCCCGGTTCGTCGAGCTGGGGCTTGACTCGCTCGCCGCCGTCGAGCTCAAGAACGCATTGGAGTCGGTGTTCCAGGTGCCGTTGCCGACGTCGATCCTGTTCGACTATCCGGCGGTCGGCTCACTCGCGGCCTTCATCGGTGAACAGCTCGCCCCGGCGGGCGCCGACGACGCGGCGACGGTCGAGCAGAAGGCGGACGACGACCAGTCCGACGTGCGAGGGCTGGACGACAGTGCTGCGGACGCCGAGCTCGACGCCCTGCGGGCGTTGGTGCAGTGATTATCCGGACACGCTCGGTGGACCGGTGACGGGGAGCCCACGATGACGAGCTACATCGACCAGCTCGAGGCGATGTCGAAGAAGCAGCTGATGGTGATGCTGGCCCGGCAACGTCTCCAGGAGACGCAGGCCATCGCGGTCGTCGGAATGGGCTGCCGGTTTCCCGGCGGGATCACCGATCCGGCGGGCTTGTGGGCGCTGGTGCGGGAGGGCCGGGTCGTGCCGACGGAGTCGGCCGGCCCGCCCCGCGACAGCCTCGGCCGGCCACGCTGGAACCTGGACGCCCCCGATCTCGCTCCGATGGCGGACCTGCTCGGCTCCGGGGGGTACCTCGACTCGATCGACCTGTTCGACGCCGACTTCTTCGGGATCAGCGCGCAGGAGGCGGAGCGGATGGACCCGCAGCAGCGGCTGCTGCTGGAGGTCACCGTCCAGGCCCTGGCCGACGCCAACCTGACCCGCGCCGAGCTGCGGCGACGCCGGCTGGGGATCTTCATGGGCGCCAGTACGGTGGAGTATCCGCTGGCCTGGATCCGCAATCGGATGACCGTCGACGACCTGTCCCCGCACATGGCCCTCGGCAACACGCTCAGCTGTACCTCCGGGCGGATCGGATTCGTGCTGGGGGCCAACGGGCCGGCCATGACGGTCGAGACGTCGTCGTCGTCCGCTCTCACCGCGATGCACCTGGCCGTGCAGTCGCTGCGTCGGCGCGAATGCGACATCGCACTCGTCGGCGCGTGCCAGCTGCTGCTGTCGCCGTTCACGACCGCCGTGCTGGCCAAGCCGGGCATGCTGTCGGCGGCGGGGCGAAGCCGCCCGTTCACCGCCCACGCCGACGGACATGTCCGAGGCGAGGGCTGCGGGGTGCTGGTCCTCAAACGTCAGGCCGACGCGGCCGCGGACGGTGACCTCACCTACGCGTTGGTACGCGGAACGGTCGTCCATTCGCAGGGCGACCGGCCGTCGATGGCGATGTCCACCTCGGCGGGACAGCGCACCGCCATCGAGTCGGCGTTGCGCGACGCGGGCGTCGGGCCACTCGACGTGCAGTACGTCGAAGCACAGGCGAACGGCTCACGGCTGGGCGGCATGATCGAGGCCGAGTCGCTGGCGCAGACCTACCAGCGAGGCTCGGCTGCGGCTCCGGCGCTCTACCTCGGCTCGTGCAAAGCCAACCTCGGATACCTGGAGACGGCGTCCGGCGTGGCCGGGATCATGAAGACGGTGCTGGCTCTCGCCCACGGCGAGATCCCGCCGCAGCCGGGTGCCGACGAGCTCGATCCCGGCGTGGCCTGGGACCAGATGGCGCTGCGCTTCGCCAGCAAGCCGGTGCCCTGGCCGGTCGCGCAGCGACGGATGGCGGGGGTCAGCGCGTTCGGGTTCACCGGCATCAACGCGCACGTGATCCTGGAAGGTAGCTCCCCGACGGGGCCGGCTCGTACCGAGGCGGCCGCGCTCGATCCGGACGACGCCGAACCGGTCCGGGCCGAGGCGGCACGGGCCGAGGCGGCACTGTTGCTGGTGTCGGCGCACACCGACGAGGCGCTGGCGGCGACCGCCGCCGCCCTGCACCAGTACCTCGCGGAGCGGGCCGACTGGGAGGTCGCGACGGTCTGCCGCACCCTGGCCCACGGCCGGGATCACCTTCCGGTCCGGTCGGCGGCAGTGGTGGCGGACCGCTCCGACGTGCTGGACCGGCTGGCCGCGCTCGCCGCCGGTCGGTCCGTCGAGCAGCCGGACCCGACCGGGTCAGCGGCCGCCGCGACCGGGCCGGCCTCCGCCGGGTCTCCGGTCGCCTCGGCGGTGTCGACCCTTGCCGCCATCGGCGAGCGGTACGTAGCCGGCACGGAGGTCGACCTCGCTGACGTGACCGGCGCCGGCCCGATGTGCCGGCTGCCCGGTCCCGCGTTGATCGGACGTAGTTTCTGGCCGGACGGCTATCGATGGTCCTGACAGGCAAGCGGATGGGACGGGCGACATGTACCACCCTCAGTTGAAGACCGTCGTCGACACGGTCACCTTCCACGCTGGCCGGATTCCGGACAGTGTCGCCATCGAATGCGAGGGCCGTGAGGTCACCTTCGCGGCGTTGCACTCCGGCAGCAACCAGACCGCACAGGCCCTCGTCGCCGCCGGAGTCGCACCCGGGGACCGGGTGGGCTTCCTCGGCCGGGAGTCGGAGCGGTACTACGAGATCTTCTTCGCCTGCGCCAAGGCGGGCGCGGTGCTCGTACCGATCAACTGGCGGCTGGCGTCCGGCGAGGTAGAGCACATCCTGCGGGATTCGGCAGCCGTGCTCGTCTTCGCCGAACGCGAGTTCCTCGCCACGGTGCACGCCGCCGCCGACGGCACAGCCGACGGCGGGGCCGACGACGGCGTGACCTCGGGCACCACGTCTAGGGTCGTCGTCGACCTGGACGGCGACGGCGCGCCCGGCGAGGCGTTCGCGCGCTGGAAGGCCGCCTACCCCGACGAGGACCCGAGCGGGCAGGTCAGCCCCGAAGATCCGATCGTGCAGCTCTACACCAGCGGCACGACCGGCCTGCCCAAAGGGGTCGTCCTGCCGCATCGCAGCTTCTTCCGGATCAACGATCTGCTGGTCGAACACGGCCGCGACTGGATCGACTGGCAGCCGGGCGACAAGAGCCTGATCGGCATTCCCGGGTTCCACGTCGCAGGCATCTGGTGGGCGATGCAGGCGATGAACGCCGGCGTCCCCAGCGTCTCCATGCGCAGTTTCGTCAGCACCGAGGCCGCCCGGCTGATCCGCGAGCGCGGCATCACCACGACGCTCGTGGTGCCGGCCATGCTGCAGATGATCCTCGCCGAGCCACGTACCGGCCCCGACGACTTCGCCAGTCTGCGCAAGGTCGCCTACGGTGGGTCGCCGATCTCCGAAAGCCTGCTGCGGCAGTGTATCGAGGTCATGGGCTGCGAGTTCGCCCAGCTCTACGGTCTCACCGAGACCGGCAACTGTGTGGTCTGCCTGCCGCCCGCCGACCACGTGCCGGGCAGCCCGCTGTTGCGGGCCGCCGGGCTGCCGTTGCCCGGGGTCCAGCTGCGGATCATCGACTCCGAGGGTGCGGACCTGCCCGCCGGTACGGTGGGCGAGGTCTGTGTCCGTACTCCCGCGATCATGATCGAATACTGGGGATTGAAGGCGGCCACCGACGAGGTCCTGCGGGACGGCTGGTTCCGCACCGGCGACGCCGGCCACCTCAACGACGACGGCTACCTGTTCATCTCCGACCGAATCAAGGACGTCATCATCGTCGCTGGTGAGAACGTCTATCCAGCCGAGGTCGAGAACGCCCTGTGTCGGCATCCGGCGGTCGCCGAGGCCGCGGTGATCGGCGTACCGGACGAGAAATGGGGCGAGTCGGTCCGGGCGTTTGTCGTGCTGCGGCCGGACACCCAGGCCACACCTCGTGAGTTGATGCTGTCGCTGCGCGGGCAGATCGCCGACTTCAAGATCCCTGCTCGGTACGATATTGTGGACAGTATTCCCCGTAATCCCAGTGGGAAGATTCTCCGCCGGGTTCTCCGTGACGAGTTCTGGGCGCACGCCGACCGGAACGTGAACTGAAGGGGAAGTCCTCGATGAACGTCGCGCTCCTCGCTGTCAAGACCGGACTGCGCGCCACGTCCGTGGTCGCTCCGGGACTGGCCGGGAAGATGGCCTTCGCCCTGTTCTGCCGGCTCAAGAGCCCCGCGCCGGTGCGCGCGACGGACGCCGAGATGCACGCGCAGGCGGTCGTCGATCACATGATCCACGATGGCCGGCGCATCGCCCTCTATCAGTGGGGCGACGGCGCGAACCCCGTGCTGATGGTGCACGGCTGGGAGTCGCGGGGCTCGCGGTACGCCACCTTGGCCAAGGAACTGCTCGCTCGCGGCTTCAGCCCGGTCACGTTCGACGCCCCGGGCAACGGCGACTCCGAAGGCAACCGCACCACCTTGCTGGAGTACGCCACGATCATCGAGGAACTGCACCGCAGGTACGGCCCGTTCCGGGCGATCGTGTCCCATTCCTTCGGGACGCTCGCCACGTTCCAGGCCCTCCGCGCCGGAGTCAAGGCCGACAAGGTCGCGACGATCTGCGGGGTCAGCGAGTTCAGCTATCTCGTCGACGTGTTCAGCGACGTCCTGGGTCTGACCCCGAAGGTGCGCAGCGACCTGACCGTTCGGTTCGCCGGCCTGTTCCCGCAGGAACACGACATCTACCGCCGGTTCTCCGCGACGCACGAAGCGGAGAGCGTGACGATCCCCGTACTCGTCGTTCACGACACCGACGATGCCAAGGTGTCGATGCGGCAGGCGCAGACGATGGCCGACGCGTTCCCCAACGCGCGGCTGGTCACCACCAGCGGACTCGGCCACAACCGGATCCTCACCGACCCGACGACCATCGGCGTGATCGCCGACTTCGTGACGGAAACGGCACAGTGACGCCCGTGCCGTCCGGCGCCGATCAGGCCCCGGTGTAGGCGAACGCCGCCCAGTACCTCGGATCGGCGTAGGGAAACGCGCCCGGCTGTCCGGCCGGAGCGATCCCCGGTAGCAACGCCACCAGATCCGCTGTGGACGCGGTGCGCAGCCAGCCCTGCGCCCGGTGTAGTGCGATCGCCGGTTCGTCGCCGTGTCGGCACCACCGCTCGTAGAAGGCGGTCATC
The sequence above is a segment of the Solwaraspora sp. WMMD406 genome. Coding sequences within it:
- a CDS encoding alpha/beta hydrolase; translation: MNVALLAVKTGLRATSVVAPGLAGKMAFALFCRLKSPAPVRATDAEMHAQAVVDHMIHDGRRIALYQWGDGANPVLMVHGWESRGSRYATLAKELLARGFSPVTFDAPGNGDSEGNRTTLLEYATIIEELHRRYGPFRAIVSHSFGTLATFQALRAGVKADKVATICGVSEFSYLVDVFSDVLGLTPKVRSDLTVRFAGLFPQEHDIYRRFSATHEAESVTIPVLVVHDTDDAKVSMRQAQTMADAFPNARLVTTSGLGHNRILTDPTTIGVIADFVTETAQ
- a CDS encoding polyketide synthase; this translates as MTSYIDQLEAMSKKQLMVMLARQRLQETQAIAVVGMGCRFPGGITDPAGLWALVREGRVVPTESAGPPRDSLGRPRWNLDAPDLAPMADLLGSGGYLDSIDLFDADFFGISAQEAERMDPQQRLLLEVTVQALADANLTRAELRRRRLGIFMGASTVEYPLAWIRNRMTVDDLSPHMALGNTLSCTSGRIGFVLGANGPAMTVETSSSSALTAMHLAVQSLRRRECDIALVGACQLLLSPFTTAVLAKPGMLSAAGRSRPFTAHADGHVRGEGCGVLVLKRQADAAADGDLTYALVRGTVVHSQGDRPSMAMSTSAGQRTAIESALRDAGVGPLDVQYVEAQANGSRLGGMIEAESLAQTYQRGSAAAPALYLGSCKANLGYLETASGVAGIMKTVLALAHGEIPPQPGADELDPGVAWDQMALRFASKPVPWPVAQRRMAGVSAFGFTGINAHVILEGSSPTGPARTEAAALDPDDAEPVRAEAARAEAALLLVSAHTDEALAATAAALHQYLAERADWEVATVCRTLAHGRDHLPVRSAAVVADRSDVLDRLAALAAGRSVEQPDPTGSAAAATGPASAGSPVASAVSTLAAIGERYVAGTEVDLADVTGAGPMCRLPGPALIGRSFWPDGYRWS
- a CDS encoding fatty acid--CoA ligase produces the protein MKTVVDTVTFHAGRIPDSVAIECEGREVTFAALHSGSNQTAQALVAAGVAPGDRVGFLGRESERYYEIFFACAKAGAVLVPINWRLASGEVEHILRDSAAVLVFAEREFLATVHAAADGTADGGADDGVTSGTTSRVVVDLDGDGAPGEAFARWKAAYPDEDPSGQVSPEDPIVQLYTSGTTGLPKGVVLPHRSFFRINDLLVEHGRDWIDWQPGDKSLIGIPGFHVAGIWWAMQAMNAGVPSVSMRSFVSTEAARLIRERGITTTLVVPAMLQMILAEPRTGPDDFASLRKVAYGGSPISESLLRQCIEVMGCEFAQLYGLTETGNCVVCLPPADHVPGSPLLRAAGLPLPGVQLRIIDSEGADLPAGTVGEVCVRTPAIMIEYWGLKAATDEVLRDGWFRTGDAGHLNDDGYLFISDRIKDVIIVAGENVYPAEVENALCRHPAVAEAAVIGVPDEKWGESVRAFVVLRPDTQATPRELMLSLRGQIADFKIPARYDIVDSIPRNPSGKILRRVLRDEFWAHADRNVN